A single genomic interval of Brevibacillus brevis harbors:
- a CDS encoding response regulator transcription factor, with the protein MEGNTIKTILIIDDEAQIRELLSIYLKNYGFATYEAGNGVDALAVFSNVQIDLVIADIMMPMMDGYELLKKMRHISEVPFLFLSAKSDDMDKIIGLQLGADDYVGKPFNPIEVVSRVQALFRRMDVFSKGEKQSHEIIQIGDVMLDLVSCKLYKNGQQKEVTSYEFKILSLLMKHAGRVFTKASIYEHVWGQEYIGDENLIMVYISKLREKIEDNPRKPVYLITIRGLGYRFEKK; encoded by the coding sequence ATGGAGGGAAATACAATCAAAACGATACTGATCATCGACGATGAAGCACAAATTCGAGAACTACTCAGTATTTATTTGAAAAATTACGGGTTTGCTACTTATGAAGCAGGTAATGGGGTTGATGCGCTGGCTGTATTCTCAAACGTGCAAATCGATCTGGTTATTGCTGATATTATGATGCCGATGATGGATGGATACGAGTTATTAAAAAAGATGCGACATATTTCCGAAGTTCCGTTTTTGTTCCTGTCCGCGAAATCGGACGATATGGATAAAATTATTGGACTGCAGCTTGGCGCTGACGACTATGTGGGGAAGCCTTTTAATCCCATAGAAGTCGTCAGCAGAGTTCAAGCGTTATTCAGAAGAATGGATGTATTTTCTAAAGGTGAAAAGCAGAGCCATGAAATCATACAAATTGGCGATGTCATGCTCGATTTGGTGAGCTGTAAGCTGTACAAAAATGGACAGCAGAAAGAAGTGACATCGTATGAGTTCAAGATTTTGTCTTTACTGATGAAGCATGCGGGGAGAGTTTTTACAAAAGCATCCATTTACGAGCATGTTTGGGGGCAGGAATACATAGGGGATGAAAACCTCATCATGGTCTATATCAGCAAACTCAGGGAGAAGATTGAGGATAACCCAAGAAAGCCAGTTTATCTTATTACGATCAGGGGGTTAGGCTACCGTTTTGAAAAAAAATGA
- a CDS encoding HAMP domain-containing sensor histidine kinase encodes MKKNESIPDKRPLKQLFFRHYVVISGLFLCTIMIALLGTDLLMENYFDKSPDLTRVDGSKIYQYPFEKIDGRLLDEYGGWFEIVDESGAVIYVKGNKEDNIMTYSDGMLYAKVDMLRNDDSIFYHAYRAQGPEGENYVLLWKIPERSEIISLALGILIALFVVLLFIALYFYTRYSVLQMKKPLRQIVEGIKEMEGFNYQKRLTFSAEMEFAEIREAFNGMAERLQQTSAEIEAVANNKRNMLLHLSHDLKTPITSVFGYSQLLLDRPELEEEQRRQYVQYINDKSSYMAHLIQNLFELAKLEDQHVRLDQEKVNISKWFMQLVAEFYPEIEDRGFQLEVKIPEEPLFVMFDKMHMNRVITNLIGNSLKHNPPGTQLFVSCEKIETGVVLWLGDNGTGVQENVREHIFEEFIKGNNPVKDSTGLGLAICKKIITLHQGTIHLERDQQFTTLFKITLPLE; translated from the coding sequence TTGAAAAAAAATGAGAGCATCCCCGACAAGCGGCCGTTAAAACAACTGTTTTTTCGGCACTATGTTGTGATAAGCGGTTTGTTCTTATGCACGATTATGATTGCTCTTTTGGGGACAGACCTGTTGATGGAGAACTATTTTGATAAATCGCCTGATTTGACCCGAGTGGACGGCAGTAAAATATACCAGTACCCTTTTGAAAAGATTGATGGTCGGTTGTTAGACGAGTACGGCGGCTGGTTCGAGATCGTGGATGAATCGGGGGCAGTCATCTATGTAAAAGGCAACAAGGAAGACAATATCATGACATATAGCGATGGAATGCTGTACGCTAAAGTGGACATGCTGCGAAATGATGATTCAATTTTCTACCATGCCTATCGAGCGCAAGGGCCAGAGGGTGAAAACTATGTTCTGTTATGGAAAATTCCTGAGCGGTCGGAAATTATATCATTGGCGCTTGGAATCTTAATAGCGTTGTTTGTCGTTCTGTTGTTCATCGCCCTTTATTTCTACACCCGGTACTCCGTCTTGCAGATGAAGAAGCCTCTCCGGCAAATTGTAGAGGGCATTAAAGAGATGGAAGGCTTCAATTATCAGAAGAGGCTTACATTTTCGGCTGAAATGGAATTTGCAGAAATCCGAGAAGCATTTAACGGAATGGCAGAACGACTACAGCAGACCTCTGCAGAGATAGAAGCGGTAGCGAACAACAAAAGAAACATGCTGTTGCATTTGTCTCATGATCTGAAAACACCGATTACCTCTGTATTCGGGTATTCTCAGTTGTTGCTGGATAGGCCGGAGCTAGAAGAAGAGCAAAGGCGTCAGTATGTTCAATATATTAACGACAAATCGTCTTATATGGCCCATTTGATTCAAAATTTGTTCGAACTGGCAAAGCTGGAAGACCAGCACGTGAGACTGGATCAAGAAAAGGTGAATATTAGTAAGTGGTTTATGCAGCTTGTTGCGGAATTTTATCCGGAAATAGAAGATAGGGGATTTCAGTTGGAAGTGAAAATTCCAGAGGAGCCGCTGTTTGTCATGTTCGACAAAATGCATATGAACCGCGTTATTACGAATTTGATCGGTAACTCGCTAAAACATAATCCGCCGGGAACGCAGCTATTCGTTTCATGCGAGAAAATAGAGACCGGCGTTGTTCTATGGTTGGGTGATAACGGTACAGGTGTTCAAGAGAATGTTAGGGAACACATTTTTGAAGAGTTCATAAAAGGGAATAATCCTGTGAAAGATAGCACCGGACTCGGTCTAGCCATTTGTAAAAAAATTATAACGTTACATCAGGGGACCATTCATTTGGAGAGGGATCAACAGTTTACGACTCTATTTAAAATCACTTTGCCTCTTGAATGA
- the catA gene encoding type A chloramphenicol O-acetyltransferase — MKFQRIDLNNWSRKPYFEHYLNRVNCTFSMTANIDITELLPALRQKGMKLYPAFLYMVTNVVNAHREFRTSFHADGELGYWERMIPSYTFFHQDDQTFSTMWTEFADEFPMFYQNYVADMKQYGDNKGLVAKELEPPYTFPVSCIPWVSFSGFNLNISGDGRYLLPIITSGKYFEQEGKTLLPVSLQVHHAVCDGYHASLFINDLQNWATTYKEWLGVE; from the coding sequence ATGAAATTTCAGCGAATCGATCTAAATAATTGGAGCAGAAAGCCTTATTTCGAGCATTATCTGAACCGAGTGAATTGCACCTTCAGTATGACTGCCAATATAGATATAACGGAATTGCTCCCCGCTCTACGGCAAAAGGGGATGAAGCTGTATCCGGCTTTTCTGTATATGGTGACAAACGTTGTCAATGCGCATCGTGAATTTCGAACTTCCTTTCATGCGGATGGCGAGTTGGGCTATTGGGAGAGGATGATACCCAGCTATACTTTTTTTCACCAGGACGATCAAACTTTTTCTACGATGTGGACGGAATTCGCTGACGAGTTCCCTATGTTTTATCAAAATTACGTAGCGGACATGAAACAGTACGGGGACAACAAAGGTCTTGTGGCGAAAGAACTGGAACCGCCTTATACGTTCCCTGTCTCGTGTATTCCCTGGGTTAGCTTCAGTGGGTTTAATCTGAATATCTCGGGAGATGGGCGGTATTTGCTTCCAATCATTACAAGTGGAAAGTATTTCGAGCAAGAAGGCAAAACGTTATTGCCTGTTTCTTTACAAGTCCATCATGCGGTTTGTGATGGCTATCACGCCAGTCTGTTCATCAATGACTTGCAAAATTGGGCAACAACTTACAAGGAATGGTTAGGTGTCGAGTGA
- a CDS encoding PstS family phosphate ABC transporter substrate-binding protein codes for MNKELVGKIFGCIVLGAIITVIGVVAVVMTALNAEGRVYSLLVAVTTVVFIMYIIGQMFAPQKSRLWNRALFVYFLFCTLPVAGYEISSYYHNSIPVVSEAEVDLEQYKPFSSDSKVHKLDQPATLSLQSDLPKIDGATALYPLYASFVQAVYPEKDYDLYDSEVMVSKTPNAYENLLDGKVDVIFAAGPSEEQLLAAKEKGVELKLTPIGREAFVFFVHAENSVQGLTTEQIRGIYAGDIISWDEVGGGYEFIRAFQRPENSGSQTMLQKIMGDKELMTAPQEDVVTGMGGIIEQTANYKNYSNAIGYSFLFYATEMVRNGNIRLLAIDGVTPNKETIKSRAYPFAAEFYAVTAGTDNPNAEKLIEWILSPQGQELVEKTGYIPVK; via the coding sequence ATGAATAAAGAATTGGTAGGGAAAATCTTCGGCTGTATCGTTTTGGGTGCGATTATCACTGTGATCGGAGTCGTGGCGGTGGTGATGACTGCCCTGAACGCAGAGGGAAGGGTTTATTCCCTTCTTGTCGCTGTCACAACAGTTGTTTTTATCATGTACATCATCGGACAAATGTTCGCCCCACAAAAGAGTCGGCTATGGAACCGAGCCCTCTTTGTTTATTTTCTCTTTTGTACGCTGCCCGTTGCAGGATATGAGATCAGCAGCTATTACCATAACAGCATTCCTGTGGTCAGTGAGGCGGAGGTCGATCTGGAACAGTATAAACCATTCAGTTCAGACTCCAAGGTTCATAAACTTGATCAACCAGCGACACTGTCGTTACAGTCTGATTTGCCCAAAATAGATGGGGCGACGGCTTTATATCCGCTGTACGCTTCCTTTGTGCAGGCTGTTTATCCCGAGAAAGATTACGACCTTTACGACAGCGAAGTCATGGTAAGTAAGACGCCAAATGCGTACGAAAACTTACTGGATGGAAAAGTCGATGTCATCTTTGCAGCAGGTCCTTCTGAGGAACAGCTTTTAGCAGCAAAAGAAAAAGGCGTAGAGCTGAAACTGACACCAATCGGAAGGGAAGCCTTTGTCTTTTTTGTCCATGCAGAGAATTCTGTTCAGGGTCTCACTACCGAGCAGATTCGGGGTATCTATGCGGGAGACATCATTTCCTGGGATGAAGTCGGGGGCGGGTATGAGTTTATTCGGGCCTTTCAGCGTCCTGAAAATAGCGGAAGTCAGACGATGCTCCAGAAGATCATGGGAGATAAAGAGCTTATGACTGCGCCGCAAGAAGACGTGGTAACAGGAATGGGTGGAATCATCGAGCAAACAGCCAACTACAAAAATTATTCGAATGCCATCGGTTACTCGTTCTTGTTTTATGCCACGGAGATGGTGCGAAACGGAAACATTCGTCTACTTGCAATTGATGGGGTAACGCCTAATAAGGAAACGATAAAAAGCAGAGCGTATCCGTTTGCGGCCGAGTTTTATGCAGTGACAGCTGGGACGGACAATCCGAATGCAGAGAAACTGATCGAATGGATTTTGTCTCCACAGGGACAAGAATTAGTAGAAAAAACGGGCTATATTCCGGTGAAATAA
- a CDS encoding GNAT family N-acetyltransferase translates to MYFIPFTDELISEAGQLLSKRHRQDREILSVLPSECEDENYATNAVKTKWSKPNSSGVAAIEDGKLIGYLIGQKIENPLRGRHVWMNLEGHAISRNTSFELYRDLYSEASQLWVDEGYFSHFALIPASQPELLHSWFRLGFGFEQTHALLSLLDREFPLPLSIPDVEIRLASPEDRRLVEDIANIIRTHQNKAPVFGYSLRDDPQELRKGYAGLLDDHDVDFWIALKDGKIVSFQGYFPLDKSDHNLNVPDRCVELGVAGTLDQYRGQGINYALTLHGLAHAKKKGYVYCMTDWRETNLQSSRYWPRQGFLPVSYRVSRLIDSRIASVKE, encoded by the coding sequence ATGTATTTCATACCATTTACTGATGAGCTAATCTCAGAGGCTGGGCAACTATTGTCCAAGCGACATAGACAAGATCGAGAAATCCTTTCCGTATTACCAAGTGAATGTGAAGATGAAAATTATGCAACGAATGCTGTTAAAACGAAATGGTCAAAACCAAACAGTAGCGGAGTAGCCGCAATTGAAGATGGTAAATTAATCGGGTACCTAATTGGACAAAAGATTGAAAATCCTCTTCGGGGTCGACATGTCTGGATGAATTTGGAGGGTCACGCAATCTCTCGCAATACCTCCTTTGAATTATATAGAGATCTTTATTCAGAGGCTTCTCAGCTATGGGTAGATGAGGGGTATTTCAGTCATTTTGCGCTAATCCCAGCCAGTCAACCGGAATTACTTCATTCTTGGTTCCGTTTAGGATTTGGCTTTGAACAAACACATGCATTACTCTCTTTACTTGATCGGGAATTTCCCCTTCCCTTGAGCATTCCAGATGTTGAAATTCGCTTGGCATCCCCAGAAGACCGTCGTTTGGTAGAGGATATTGCAAATATTATTAGAACTCATCAAAATAAGGCACCTGTTTTTGGTTATTCTTTACGTGATGACCCTCAGGAATTACGTAAAGGCTATGCAGGTCTCCTTGATGATCATGATGTCGATTTCTGGATCGCCTTAAAAGATGGAAAAATTGTTTCTTTCCAAGGATACTTCCCCTTAGACAAAAGTGATCATAATTTGAATGTGCCGGATCGTTGTGTTGAATTAGGGGTTGCTGGTACTCTAGATCAATATCGCGGGCAAGGTATCAATTATGCGCTTACACTACATGGACTTGCCCATGCGAAGAAAAAAGGATATGTCTACTGCATGACAGATTGGAGAGAAACGAATTTACAATCTTCACGTTATTGGCCTCGTCAAGGCTTTCTTCCTGTTTCATACAGAGTTTCTCGCCTTATTGATAGCAGAATAGCCTCGGTGAAAGAGTAG
- the htpG gene encoding molecular chaperone HtpG: MEKKQFQAESTRLLEMMIHSIYTQKEIFLRELISNSSDAIDKMYYKSLVDDQLVFDKENYFIKIAVNKDTRTLTLTDTGIGMTQDELENNLGVIAKSGSLAFKKENDAKDGYNIIGQFGVGFYSAFMVADKVTVISKALGSDTGYKWESSGADGYTIEPFHKDSVGTEIILEIKENTEEENYDEFLEEYRLKAIIKKYSDFIRYPIKMDVTQHKPKEGSENEYEQVTEEQIVNSMVPIWRKNKSELTTEDYEQFYASKHYGFDKPLAHIHISADGAVVYQAILYIPESMPFDYYSKEYEKGLELYANGVLIMNKCADLLPDYFSFVKGMVDSESLSLNISREMLQHDRQLKLIAKNITSKIKSQLQSLLKTEREKYELFYNSFGRQLKYGMYSDYGTHKETLQDLLMFYSSKEKKLVTLEEYVERMPEDQKYIYYASGESIERIEKLPQTELVSEKGYEILYFTDDVDEFAIKMMMNYKEKEFKSVSSGDLGIEPGEEEKAAEAENENNKELFDYMASMLEGKVKAVKASKRLKSHPVCLSTEGEVTIEMEKILNAMPNNPNVKADKVLEINVNHAVFQSLKGAFDTDKEKVNLYTALLYNQALLIEGLPIQDPVEFTNDICKVMV, encoded by the coding sequence ATGGAAAAAAAGCAGTTTCAAGCAGAATCTACACGTCTGTTGGAAATGATGATCCATTCTATTTACACACAAAAGGAAATCTTTTTGCGCGAGTTGATCTCCAATTCCAGTGACGCGATTGACAAAATGTACTACAAATCGCTCGTCGATGATCAATTGGTGTTTGATAAAGAGAACTATTTTATCAAAATAGCGGTTAACAAAGATACCAGAACTTTGACCCTGACAGATACCGGGATCGGCATGACGCAGGATGAGTTGGAAAATAATCTGGGCGTCATTGCGAAGAGCGGTTCGTTGGCGTTCAAAAAAGAAAACGACGCGAAGGATGGCTACAACATCATCGGTCAATTCGGCGTAGGCTTCTACTCGGCTTTCATGGTTGCCGACAAGGTTACGGTCATCAGTAAGGCACTGGGCAGCGACACTGGGTACAAATGGGAGTCCAGCGGTGCGGATGGCTACACGATCGAGCCTTTTCACAAAGATTCCGTCGGGACCGAAATCATTCTCGAAATCAAGGAGAATACAGAAGAAGAGAACTACGACGAGTTTTTGGAAGAGTACCGTTTAAAAGCGATTATCAAAAAGTACTCTGACTTTATTCGTTACCCGATCAAAATGGACGTTACGCAGCATAAGCCAAAAGAGGGCAGCGAAAACGAGTATGAACAAGTGACGGAAGAACAAATCGTGAACAGCATGGTTCCGATTTGGCGAAAAAATAAAAGCGAGCTGACGACTGAGGATTACGAGCAGTTTTATGCGAGCAAGCATTATGGCTTCGACAAGCCGCTGGCGCACATTCACATCAGTGCAGATGGAGCCGTTGTTTATCAGGCGATTTTGTACATCCCGGAGAGCATGCCATTTGATTATTACTCGAAGGAGTACGAAAAAGGTCTGGAGCTGTATGCCAACGGTGTACTGATCATGAACAAATGCGCGGACCTGCTTCCAGACTACTTCAGCTTTGTCAAAGGGATGGTTGACTCCGAGAGCCTGTCGCTCAACATTTCCCGTGAGATGCTCCAGCATGACCGTCAATTGAAGCTGATTGCGAAAAACATCACGAGCAAAATCAAAAGCCAGTTGCAAAGCTTGCTGAAAACAGAGCGGGAAAAATACGAGCTGTTCTACAATTCATTTGGCAGACAGCTAAAATACGGCATGTACAGCGACTACGGAACGCATAAAGAAACGCTGCAAGACCTGTTGATGTTCTACTCTTCCAAAGAGAAAAAGCTGGTGACGCTAGAAGAGTATGTTGAGAGAATGCCAGAAGATCAAAAGTACATCTACTATGCATCCGGCGAGTCGATCGAACGAATCGAAAAGCTGCCGCAAACAGAGCTCGTATCCGAAAAAGGCTACGAAATCCTGTACTTTACAGATGACGTCGATGAGTTCGCGATCAAAATGATGATGAACTACAAGGAAAAAGAATTCAAATCGGTATCGAGCGGCGATTTGGGAATCGAACCGGGCGAAGAAGAAAAAGCAGCCGAAGCCGAAAACGAGAACAACAAAGAGCTGTTCGACTATATGGCATCGATGCTCGAAGGAAAAGTTAAAGCTGTAAAAGCTTCCAAGCGTTTGAAGTCACACCCTGTCTGCTTGTCGACAGAGGGTGAAGTGACGATTGAAATGGAAAAAATCTTGAATGCGATGCCGAACAATCCGAATGTGAAGGCGGACAAGGTACTGGAGATCAATGTGAACCATGCGGTCTTCCAGTCATTGAAAGGTGCCTTTGACACAGACAAGGAAAAGGTCAATCTGTATACCGCCCTCCTGTACAATCAGGCTCTCTTGATCGAAGGCTTGCCGATTCAAGACCCGGTAGAGTTTACGAACGACATTTGCAAAGTTATGGTGTAA
- a CDS encoding MSMEG_1061 family FMN-dependent PPOX-type flavoprotein codes for MWNPLEVKDLITSAEELKSLVGEPHEAVVKKSIAQVESHVIHYVSMSPLFFLSTADSSGRCDVSPRGDEQGFVKVLDEHHIIFPERMGNRRVDSLLNIIANPQVGMIFLIPGLEEVLRINGSARITKDTELLAAQEWKGKTSGIGVIVKVEECFLHCPRAFKQAGLWKTDSWPEKEAMPSMLEMFRAHLKINGVHLNEKE; via the coding sequence ATGTGGAATCCGTTGGAAGTAAAAGATCTCATCACCAGTGCAGAAGAGCTGAAAAGCCTTGTAGGAGAACCGCACGAGGCGGTTGTGAAAAAAAGCATCGCGCAGGTAGAGTCGCATGTGATCCATTACGTGTCCATGTCGCCGTTGTTTTTCTTGTCTACAGCAGATTCTTCAGGCAGATGTGACGTTTCCCCTCGAGGCGACGAGCAGGGCTTCGTTAAAGTGCTGGATGAACACCATATTATTTTTCCAGAGCGAATGGGGAACAGACGGGTCGACTCTTTACTGAATATCATCGCAAATCCGCAGGTGGGTATGATTTTCCTGATTCCTGGTCTGGAAGAAGTGTTGAGAATTAACGGATCAGCCCGGATTACAAAAGATACAGAGCTACTCGCCGCGCAAGAATGGAAGGGCAAAACAAGCGGCATAGGCGTGATCGTGAAGGTAGAGGAGTGCTTCCTCCATTGCCCGCGCGCATTTAAACAAGCAGGCCTGTGGAAGACGGATTCATGGCCAGAAAAAGAGGCGATGCCTTCGATGCTGGAAATGTTTCGCGCTCATTTGAAAATAAATGGCGTTCATTTGAATGAAAAAGAATAA
- a CDS encoding DUF5701 family protein has product MHKAEFERQLTTLIQKGYPEMAGMTADEFRKNLAPLQPLAEALPIREDDQQEGLVPFVLVVKGDWFDGEKAMQAIERKKKAGFSVMDAEEIRRFTPIEGIEIPTGMAYLMTGIDTGKETLNVTPNDAMPILLEQQRSPLTLEEGIALITHFPARVKKNNGFSLLGSRCGDRRVTAMWISENKPKLGWCWAGNPHTWLGSASCQARLDEKKP; this is encoded by the coding sequence ATGCACAAAGCTGAATTCGAACGGCAACTGACAACGCTCATTCAAAAGGGCTATCCTGAAATGGCGGGCATGACAGCAGATGAGTTTAGGAAAAATCTGGCCCCGCTGCAACCACTGGCAGAAGCTCTCCCCATACGAGAAGACGACCAGCAAGAGGGCCTCGTCCCCTTTGTTCTCGTTGTGAAAGGTGATTGGTTCGACGGAGAAAAAGCGATGCAAGCAATCGAGCGGAAAAAGAAAGCTGGCTTCAGTGTCATGGATGCAGAAGAAATCCGGCGGTTTACACCTATCGAGGGCATCGAGATTCCTACAGGAATGGCTTACCTGATGACCGGAATTGATACAGGAAAAGAGACGCTGAACGTCACACCGAATGACGCTATGCCCATCCTCTTGGAGCAACAGCGTTCCCCACTCACACTGGAGGAAGGGATTGCCCTGATCACTCACTTCCCGGCTCGGGTAAAGAAAAATAACGGCTTTTCACTGCTCGGCTCCCGTTGTGGCGACCGACGCGTAACGGCCATGTGGATCAGCGAAAATAAACCAAAGCTAGGCTGGTGCTGGGCCGGCAATCCACATACGTGGCTCGGTTCGGCTTCTTGCCAAGCTCGTTTGGACGAAAAAAAACCTTGA
- a CDS encoding MerR family DNA-binding transcriptional regulator, whose translation MRPIDIARKLKLSTSALRNYEAQGLVPPVERSESGYRKYTEEHVAYFTCIQAMSPGFGMEVTAQVVRLIQDRQLQAAMWRVNEVQAHLQRDKQLAERNVAMLEDSRAGKEAGSSEWMTIGEVATMTSLPSSTIRHWEKVGLITTSRDEKNGYRLFNRSQIRKIMLLRTLRPAVYSLSVVELKDAIANMNEEDVREARNIALETLRYLDQMNLVQTRGVFYFYQLCKVVQLVEE comes from the coding sequence ATGCGTCCCATTGATATTGCACGTAAGCTAAAGCTGAGCACAAGTGCCTTGCGCAATTATGAAGCGCAAGGGCTGGTTCCGCCTGTGGAGCGGTCAGAGAGCGGCTACAGGAAGTATACGGAGGAACACGTCGCTTATTTTACATGTATTCAAGCCATGTCTCCTGGCTTTGGGATGGAAGTGACGGCGCAGGTGGTGCGACTGATCCAGGATAGACAGTTGCAGGCTGCTATGTGGCGTGTGAATGAGGTACAGGCTCATTTGCAACGGGACAAGCAGTTAGCCGAGCGAAACGTGGCAATGCTTGAAGACAGCCGAGCAGGGAAGGAAGCTGGAAGCAGCGAATGGATGACGATTGGAGAGGTAGCAACCATGACTTCTCTGCCCAGCTCAACCATCCGCCACTGGGAAAAGGTTGGACTCATTACGACTTCCCGCGATGAGAAGAATGGCTACCGTCTCTTCAATCGCTCGCAAATCCGCAAAATCATGCTGCTTCGTACGCTGCGACCTGCTGTCTATTCCTTATCGGTTGTGGAGCTAAAGGATGCCATCGCGAACATGAATGAAGAGGATGTGAGAGAGGCGCGAAACATTGCTTTGGAAACGTTGCGCTATCTGGATCAGATGAATCTCGTACAAACGCGTGGGGTTTTCTATTTCTATCAATTATGCAAAGTGGTTCAGTTGGTCGAAGAATGA
- a CDS encoding adenine deaminase: MTQQHSSFARPPLADCIPDLVAFSRGEKKATLFIHNGTLVNVLSGEILPNMSVAVVGTRIAYVGPFVEGMTDESTRIIDAKGKYMAPGLLDGHCHIESSMLSVTQFADAVLPLGTTGGFFDAHEISNVLGLPGSRIMLDEARQTPMAAYMQVASCVPSTDASFETAGAEFGPAEVAEALSWGPDMIALGEVMNFPGVVYGDPKMIGEIQATLRAGKVVDGHYTWPSSDPRLAAYAAAGVTGCHECVTSEDVAQRVRLGMYAKMRRGSAWHDVAATIKAHTEQGIDSRRMMLVSDDRICDSLKEEGHMNFIVRHAISQGVKPVTAFQMATINTAERFGVARDVGSIAPGIIADIILLDGNLADVNVVTTIARGEVVAENGEMTLELPPFPYPAFAVNSVKIKAELTPSDFIIKTPVPSGTIKTRVAVVRENHVETDEVFVDVAVANGELQITPESTLCKMAVFERHGKTGGSGIGIVGNVGFNQPAAIAMTVAHDCHNVLVIGNDNERMAQAANAVISMQGGIAVVTGDGEIVELPLRLAGLMSTEPYETVVQQSMEISQALVKAGCTMNYAFMTLSLLALVVIPTLHISDTGLIRISDAGFERVSLFVE; this comes from the coding sequence ATGACACAGCAGCATTCGTCCTTTGCAAGACCTCCACTCGCAGATTGCATTCCTGATCTCGTTGCCTTTTCCAGAGGGGAGAAAAAAGCGACCCTCTTCATTCATAACGGCACGCTCGTCAATGTTCTCTCCGGTGAAATCTTGCCGAATATGTCCGTGGCTGTCGTTGGCACCCGTATCGCTTATGTCGGTCCTTTTGTGGAAGGGATGACGGATGAATCCACCAGGATCATCGATGCAAAAGGAAAGTATATGGCACCAGGACTGTTGGACGGGCACTGTCATATCGAAAGCAGCATGCTGTCCGTGACGCAGTTCGCCGATGCGGTACTGCCGCTCGGAACGACAGGCGGCTTTTTCGATGCGCATGAGATCTCGAATGTTCTCGGTCTACCCGGTTCGCGCATCATGCTGGATGAGGCAAGGCAGACACCGATGGCTGCTTACATGCAGGTCGCTTCATGCGTCCCTTCAACGGATGCTTCTTTTGAAACGGCTGGTGCAGAATTCGGACCAGCAGAGGTCGCGGAAGCATTGAGCTGGGGACCAGATATGATCGCACTCGGAGAAGTCATGAATTTCCCTGGTGTCGTGTACGGAGATCCGAAAATGATTGGAGAAATACAAGCGACACTGCGGGCAGGAAAAGTAGTGGATGGTCACTATACGTGGCCGTCAAGTGACCCGCGTCTGGCTGCTTATGCCGCTGCGGGTGTAACCGGCTGCCATGAGTGTGTGACCAGCGAAGATGTCGCACAGCGCGTACGCCTCGGCATGTATGCCAAAATGCGCCGCGGCTCTGCCTGGCACGATGTTGCAGCAACGATCAAAGCACACACCGAACAGGGCATTGACTCCCGCCGGATGATGCTCGTGTCCGATGACCGCATCTGTGATTCGTTGAAAGAAGAAGGACATATGAACTTCATCGTCAGACACGCGATCTCGCAAGGGGTGAAGCCCGTTACTGCCTTCCAGATGGCGACCATCAATACAGCAGAACGATTCGGTGTCGCACGAGATGTAGGCTCAATCGCACCGGGTATTATCGCCGATATCATTTTGCTCGACGGTAATCTGGCCGATGTAAATGTCGTGACGACGATCGCACGCGGTGAAGTAGTGGCGGAAAACGGTGAAATGACGCTGGAGCTTCCTCCGTTCCCGTACCCTGCGTTTGCTGTCAACTCTGTGAAAATCAAGGCTGAGCTCACTCCATCTGACTTCATCATCAAGACCCCTGTTCCGTCTGGGACGATCAAGACGCGCGTCGCAGTTGTCCGGGAAAATCACGTTGAGACGGACGAAGTGTTTGTCGATGTGGCTGTCGCAAATGGCGAGCTACAGATTACGCCCGAGAGCACCTTGTGCAAAATGGCTGTTTTCGAACGCCATGGGAAAACAGGTGGCTCTGGCATTGGGATTGTCGGTAATGTCGGATTTAACCAGCCAGCAGCGATTGCCATGACAGTCGCCCATGACTGCCATAACGTGCTTGTCATCGGAAACGACAATGAGCGGATGGCACAAGCAGCCAATGCTGTGATCAGCATGCAAGGCGGTATCGCTGTCGTGACTGGGGATGGCGAAATTGTGGAGCTTCCGCTGCGTTTAGCTGGACTGATGTCGACCGAGCCTTATGAAACAGTTGTGCAGCAATCCATGGAGATTAGCCAAGCCTTGGTGAAGGCGGGCTGCACGATGAACTACGCCTTTATGACGTTGTCCTTGCTTGCTCTGGTCGTCATTCCGACCTTGCATATATCGGATACGGGCTTGATTCGCATTTCAGATGCAGGATTTGAGCGAGTATCACTGTTTGTGGAATAA